Genomic segment of Candidatus Hydrogenedentota bacterium:
GCTTTCTTCTCTCTCTGCACGGGCGGGACGCCCGTGCCACAATGGGCATCTTGCCCATGCTCTCTCTTCTCCGCTCGCACGGGCGGGACGCCCGTGCCACAATGGGCATCTTGCCCATGCGCTTGCTTCTCCGCTCGCACGGGCGGGACGCCCGTGCCACAATGGGCATCCTGCCCAAAGTCCTCATTCCATCCCCGCCAAGGCCAGTCGCATAGGCCGGCGGATTCCGGATTCTCATAGGTGTAGGCAACGCATCTACCGAAGTCCCGCTCGTCACGAATGAGGTGATCGTAGGATTCCGTCTGCCAGAACGTCCCGGAGCGTCTGAGAGCCCGGTTCGCCTCTTTCGCCGTGAACGATTTCCAGGAATGCAGAATCGCCGGCAATGTGTAGCCTTCTCTGGGACGCAGCACCACATGAACATGATTGGGCATCACGGACCATGCCGCGAGGTCGTAACGCTCGCCATCAAAACGCAATAGCGCATCCTGAATGATCCTTGCGATGTTCCGGTGCTTCATCCAGCACGCGCCGTGCCCGGCGTCGAGATAGGCCTCAATACGTTCGGAATACAGCTCCCGCAACCGCTGTTCTTCGGCCGCAGTGAGTGGCCGTCCCAGTTGCGCGGCCGTCTTAACGATATCTTCGCGCTCCTGTTTCCAGGTTTCGAGAACGGATGCAGGCATCGAATCACCCAAACGGAAGGTGACGAAGTACGTGGCGCTCTCTTCTGTCAGGTGGGGGAGGTATGCGCCGTAACGGAACCCTGTGGCATGGGCATCTTGCCCATGCTCTTTCTTCTCCGCTCGCACGGGCGGGACGCCCGTGCCACAATGGGCATCTTGCCCACGCTCTTTCTTCTCCGCTCGCACGGGCGGGACGCCCGTGCCACGGAAGAAGCTGCGCGGCTGGTTCATGAACGCGTTCATAACTGCTCCCGGCGCATCAACACCGACTGCATGTCCCGTCCTGCCGCGGCGGGCACATTAACCTCCGCAGCGAACCAGCGCAGGAAGTCCTTCGAGTTCACCCAGCGGCTCGGCGTGGCCACCCAGAAACCCGCGCCGATGAAAGCCGGCAGCCGCGGCGCCAGCGGCATGCCCTCTACCGCCAGGGACGGCGTCCGCGATGCAAACACCGAAACCAGGCCGCCGGTGCCGTTCACGCCCTGGTCCATGAGCAGCAGCGCATCGAGCACCTGCGCGGAAGACGGGTTGGCCGTGACTCTCGCCACAAAATCCGTGTAGAAGGGGATCAGGCGCACGTCGTTGAAATAGGCCGGTTTCGGCTCCTTGTCGACCGCGATCCAGTAGGTAAACAAGGGCGGGCTGCCGGAAAGGTCGAAGTCGGAGAGGCGCGGGTCGTACATGCGGTAGAGGATGTTTTCCGCGAGCACGTAATGCTCGGCCTTGGGCCGCGGGTCGGCAGGAATGTTGATATCGCCCCAGAACTGGGGCAGGCCCGGCTCGCCGGCCAGCATGCGCAGCCACAGTTCCCGGCGTTTCGCCTGGATGATCCCGTCGACGTGGTCGCTGGAAAACGCGCGCAATTGCGGATAGTACTGCTGCATCACCACGCGCAGATCCGTCGTATCGTTCACCCCGCCCAGGATGCCCGGCAAGGACTCGTTATCCAGGGGCAGCGTATCATATTCGAGGATTCTCGGGTTCAGGCCGTCCAGCATCATCAGGTACAGGCGCAGGTTGTCCGGGTCGTTCGCGTTGAAGGTGTCGTCCGCGGGCTCAAACCGGCTCAGCACGGGCCAGGCCAGGCGCGAACCGTCGGGACGCATGACCTCGAAGGTGTTCAGGTCGTTCCGGCCGGTCTCGACAAAGCGCACGATGGATTGCGTCTCAACGACTACCGGGTCGAATTCGAGCATGTAGTCCAACAGCGGGAGATTCCAGGTCGTTGCGTCGCCGGGGTCGGGCTTCGGGTTGACGGCGTCGGCATGCGAGAGGCCGGGAAACGCCACCTGCAGGTCGGGAAGGACCATGGCGACGAAGCGCGCAACGAGCTGCATGCCGCCCTGGTATTTCGCGCGTTCGTAGAGCACCCCGTATTTCTCTGCATAGGAGCTTTCGTAGCGGATCGCGTCGGCGGTGGGATGGGCCACGTAGGTGACGCGGGCCAGCGCGCCGGTGTCGATGACGCCGACGAAGCTGAAACCGCGCGGGCCGCCGTAGAAGGCGTAGTAGTCGCCGAATTCGCGCGCGGTAAAGGCGCTGCTCAGGTCGCGTTCGAGCACGGTCATGCTGCTGCGCGCGCGCTCGAAGGCCTCCTGGTTCACGTAGCCGGAGCGCACGGCGTCGATCGCGCCGCTGAACAGGAGCGAAACGCCGGCCAGCAGGACGATGAAGATCGCCATGGCGACCAGCATTTCAACCAGCGACAAGCCGCGCACGGAACCGCGCGCGGCCGCGCAGGGCATATGCCTACTCCGGATTTGCATACGTGAGAAAAGACTCCAAGTGGCCGTCCGGCGCGTAAGCCGCGAACGTGACCTTGCATTTCACCGGCTCGCCCGGCTCGCGATGCACGGAATACTGCCAGCCCTTGTACAGCACGTAGGCGCTTTCAATCTCGGCGAGCGAGCGCAACGCGTTCAATTCGGCCCAACGCCGCAGCCACGTCAGGTCCGGCCCGGCGTTTTCCAGCAACGCTTCGATCTCCGCCGCGGGCGCGCCGCCCGCCAGGCCGGCCCGGTTTGACCCGCCCCCCACCACGAGATACACCACGGCGCCGCCGACAACCACGCCCGCGAGCAACGCCAGCACCAGCGCCACCGGGACGGGGGATTTCACCTTTTCCTGCTGTTGCGCCTCTTCGGCCACGGTTTCCGTCACTCCTGTTTTCCGTGGCATGGGCATCCTGCCCATGCTCTTTCTTCTCTTCTTGCACGGGCGGGACGCCCATGCTCTTCCGTGGCATGGGCATCTTGCCCATGCTCTTTCTTCTCTTCTTGCACGGGCGGGACGCCCGTGCCACGGTTCCTCAGTTCTGGGTGATATACGTCACGAATTTCTCGTCGCGGCCGTCGAACATGCGCACGCTGAACGTGACCCGGTAGAGGTCCACGTCGCCGCCGATCCGCTGCACCGTGGCGCGCCAGCCCTCATACAGCGCGTAGGCGCGCTGCGCTTCCGTCAGCGTATGCAGCGCATTCTCCACGACCCAGTTCTGCAACTGCTGGCCGACGCCGCCCGCGCGCACTTTTCCGAGTTCCGTCTTGGCCAGCGACGCCACCACCGTCCGCTCCGCCGCCACGCGCGACTGCGTCAGCGACGCCGGGAACAACTGC
This window contains:
- a CDS encoding prepilin-type N-terminal cleavage/methylation domain-containing protein — translated: MTPKRQQRAAGFTLVEVIVALTILTVGIVAIMQLFPASLTQSRVAAERTVVASLAKTELGKVRAGGVGQQLQNWVVENALHTLTEAQRAYALYEGWRATVQRIGGDVDLYRVTFSVRMFDGRDEKFVTYITQN
- a CDS encoding prepilin-type N-terminal cleavage/methylation domain-containing protein codes for the protein MPCAAARGSVRGLSLVEMLVAMAIFIVLLAGVSLLFSGAIDAVRSGYVNQEAFERARSSMTVLERDLSSAFTAREFGDYYAFYGGPRGFSFVGVIDTGALARVTYVAHPTADAIRYESSYAEKYGVLYERAKYQGGMQLVARFVAMVLPDLQVAFPGLSHADAVNPKPDPGDATTWNLPLLDYMLEFDPVVVETQSIVRFVETGRNDLNTFEVMRPDGSRLAWPVLSRFEPADDTFNANDPDNLRLYLMMLDGLNPRILEYDTLPLDNESLPGILGGVNDTTDLRVVMQQYYPQLRAFSSDHVDGIIQAKRRELWLRMLAGEPGLPQFWGDINIPADPRPKAEHYVLAENILYRMYDPRLSDFDLSGSPPLFTYWIAVDKEPKPAYFNDVRLIPFYTDFVARVTANPSSAQVLDALLLMDQGVNGTGGLVSVFASRTPSLAVEGMPLAPRLPAFIGAGFWVATPSRWVNSKDFLRWFAAEVNVPAAAGRDMQSVLMRREQL